The following proteins come from a genomic window of Miscanthus floridulus cultivar M001 chromosome 2, ASM1932011v1, whole genome shotgun sequence:
- the LOC136539463 gene encoding transcription repressor OFP8-like — translation MRVLLSRRRGAGRVLCIKKKARGFMCGCGGTKAVSISDGSSEKSAMATPQTAASTTPLTAMSTTTTTMSTRRGGENMPVPARTTSTTEAPSSFSSSPFYADTTDDGGPSSMESTPSLSTLLRQLGELERSVRFLHTAGSAPAGNGAEAGAGVTDGKQQNGGGSRRHHLRTVSEGCGGSGRVEESVAVVKESADPLGDFRRSMLQMIVENEIVGRAELRELLHRFLSLNSPHHHHLILRAFADIWEEVFAGYERTPDLLVSHRNKKHHLTTRGV, via the coding sequence ATGAGGGTGTTGCTGTCGCGCCGGCGCGGCGCCGGCCGCGTGCTGTGCATCAAGAAGAAGGCCCGCGGCTTCATGTGCGGCTGCGGCGGCACCAAGGCTGTCTCCATCTCCGACGGCTCGTCCGAGAAGTCAGCAATGGCCACGCCGCAGACCGCCGCGTCGACCACTCCGCTTACCGccatgtccaccaccaccacgaccatgTCGACGAGAAGAGGAGGGGAGAACATGCCGGTGCCGGCGAGGACAACATCAACCACGGAGGCTCCCTCCTCGTTCTCATCCTCGCCCTTCTACGCGGACACCACTGACGACGGCGGCCCCAGCAGCATGGAGAGCACGCCCAGCCTGTCGACGCTCCTGCGCCAGCTCGGCGAGCTAGAGCGCAGCGTCCGCTTCCTGCACACCGCGGGGTCCGCTCCCGCCGGCAACGGGGCGGAGGCCGGCGCCGGCGTCACTGATGGCAAGCAGCAGAACGGCGGCGGCAGCCGGCGGCACCACCTTCGGACCGTGAGCGAGGGCTGCGGCGGGTCCGGGCGGGTGGAGGAGAGCGTGGCGGTGGTGAAGGAGTCGGCGGACCCGCTGGGCGACTTCCGCCGGTCCATGCTGCAGATGATCGTGGAGAATGAGATCGTGGGCAGGGCCGAGCTCCGGGAGCTGCTGCACCGGTTCCTGTCCCTCAActcgccgcaccaccaccacctcatcCTCCGCGCCTTCGCCGACATCTGGGAGGAGGTCTTCGCCGGGTACGAGCGCACGCCGGACTTGCTCGTCTCCCACCGCAACAAGAAGCATCACCTGACAACGCGTGGTGTTTGA